The Persephonella sp. KM09-Lau-8 nucleotide sequence AGCTAACAGAGGAAACTGTGCGTCCTGTTTTGATTGATTTTGATAATGTGAATATTCCGGATATAGAAAAAAGGATTTCCTGTATAACATACAGCATATTACAGATGTATAAAGAAGGGATTCCCTTTGGACTGAAAATTGGAAATATTTTATTTCCTCCTGAGTATTCTACAGCAAACAAGGTGAAAATATTAACAGCACTGGCAGAATACGGAAAAAATGAAAATTAAACAGATAGTCTTTCTTATAACTTATGTAATAGGGTTTATAGGTTTTTTATCGGTGGCACGGTTTATTGATTATCTGTATGACATTGTATTTTTAATTTTATTTATTACAGGTGCTTATTCAGACTACAAAAATAAATATCCTGTTCCCCGTATAGCTTTAAACATTATTTCTCTAATTGTTGTAATTTTTATGGCCACCAGAATAAGTGCAGATAACTTAGTGATACCTTCTATAGAAACGCTTCTTGTTTTACTTGGTATTAAGTTTCTGGAAAACAAAGAGTTCAGAGATTTTATGCAGATATACATGATTTCTGTATTCCTATTGGCTGGCTCTGCCCTCCTTACAATAGATATATCCTTTATGCTGTTTTTTATTCTGCTATTTTTCCTTGTGGTTATCGGGGCAATACTGCTCACCTATTACACACAGGATAAAGAGCTTATTGTTGAAAAAAGCATATTCAAAAAGCTTTTAATCAGGCTTACCATAATTCCTGTGGTTGCCATACCATTTACAATCCTGTTATTTATAATCCTTCCAAGGAGTCAGTATCCTGTTTTTAATTTCTTGAATTCCCAGTCAACAGGAAGAACAGGATTTTCTGATTCTGTTCAGCTGGGTGATGTTTCTCAGATACAGGAAGACAACAGCATTATAATGAGGCTAAAAACAGACAAGCCCCTTGATAAAGAAAATACATACTTCAGAGGAATTGTCTTGAACTTTTTTGATGGTCATAGGTGGTATAGAAGATTTTTAAGCTCAAAGGAAAAAGTTTCAGGAAAGCTTATAAAACAGGAAATCATTTTAGAGCCTTACGGAAACAAATATATTTTTGCAATTGATGTTCCTGTTAAATTTAATAGGCCTGTCAGAAAATATAATGATTTTACATTTGAAGCCCATAGAAGAATTTTCAACAGGATTAAATATACAGCTTTATCCGTGGTTACAAACAGAATAAAGGTAATAAAAATAGATAAAAGAGGGTATTTACAATATCCCAAAAACATTAATTCTGAAATTATAAATCTTGCAAAACAGCTTAAAGGCAAAACAGATATTGAAACAGTAAAAAATGTAATTGGTTACCTAAAAAAATACAAATATTCCCTCAGAAATCTGAAAAAAGGTAAGGACCCTTTATATGATTTTCTATTTATATCCAAAACAGGGAATTGTGAGTATTTTGCCTCGGCAGCTGCTGTATTACTCAGGATAAATGGTATTCCCACAAGACTTGTTGCAGGATATAGAGGAGTCAGGTATAACGAACCAGGGAATTTTTATTACGTTCCCCAGAGTTTTGCACATACATGGATAGAAAGCTATATAGATAGCTACTGGTATAGGTTTGATCCTACACCTTCGTATTCAGCAAGGGTTTTAGAGAAAAAAGGAAAATCAGTAATTGTGGAAAAAATCAGGGCGTTCTGGGAAGCTGTAGAGTATGCCTATATAAATATGATCATAAATTTTGATTTTAGTAAACAGATGAAGCTATTAAAGAAAACTAGCTCTGTAGCAAAAGGCTTCAGGGAAAGTATATCCATAGACAAATATCTAATTGTAAAGCTTGTCATTTTTGCTTCAGGTATTTATCTAATTTTTTATTTTGTCAGACACAAACCTGTTTTATTTTTACCGCCAGAAAAAAGACTACTTAA carries:
- a CDS encoding DUF3488 and transglutaminase-like domain-containing protein — encoded protein: MKIKQIVFLITYVIGFIGFLSVARFIDYLYDIVFLILFITGAYSDYKNKYPVPRIALNIISLIVVIFMATRISADNLVIPSIETLLVLLGIKFLENKEFRDFMQIYMISVFLLAGSALLTIDISFMLFFILLFFLVVIGAILLTYYTQDKELIVEKSIFKKLLIRLTIIPVVAIPFTILLFIILPRSQYPVFNFLNSQSTGRTGFSDSVQLGDVSQIQEDNSIIMRLKTDKPLDKENTYFRGIVLNFFDGHRWYRRFLSSKEKVSGKLIKQEIILEPYGNKYIFAIDVPVKFNRPVRKYNDFTFEAHRRIFNRIKYTALSVVTNRIKVIKIDKRGYLQYPKNINSEIINLAKQLKGKTDIETVKNVIGYLKKYKYSLRNLKKGKDPLYDFLFISKTGNCEYFASAAAVLLRINGIPTRLVAGYRGVRYNEPGNFYYVPQSFAHTWIESYIDSYWYRFDPTPSYSARVLEKKGKSVIVEKIRAFWEAVEYAYINMIINFDFSKQMKLLKKTSSVAKGFRESISIDKYLIVKLVIFASGIYLIFYFVRHKPVLFLPPEKRLLNAFLKKMEKHGYKKEINEGLEEFANRIDDVKLKQKTFEFISLYQRIYYRDKKFSQEEIRYLKDIIRNI